In a genomic window of Erigeron canadensis isolate Cc75 chromosome 5, C_canadensis_v1, whole genome shotgun sequence:
- the LOC122599773 gene encoding purple acid phosphatase 2-like — protein sequence MDSVTWRSVILIMVMVVLKSSSNVVEGGFTSSFIRKTEKTIDMPMDSDVFSTPPGYNAPQQVHITQGDHVGKAMIVSWVTMDEPGSNTVVYWAQNSKRESKGEGMLTKYSYFDYTSGFIHHCNLTHLKHDTKYYYTVGIDHTPRTFWFTTPPEVGPDVPYTFGLIGDLGQSYDSNLTLTHYEMNPVKGKTLLFAGDLSYADNYPNHDNRRWDSWGRFIERSAAYQPWIWTAGNHELDYAPEIGEFEPFKPYTHRYPVPYKSSDSHTPYWYSIKRASAHIIVLASYSAYGKYTPQYKWLEKELPKVNRTETPWLIVMLHSPWYNSYNYHYMEGESMRVMFEAWFVKYKVDVVFAGHVHAYERTERVSNIAYNIVNGICQPVKDQSAPVYITIGDGGNLEGLATNMTEPQPEYSAFREASYGHATFDIKNRTHAYYGWHRNQDGYAVTADTMWFYNRFWYPQNESTSA from the exons ATGGACAGTGTAACATGGCGCAGTGTTATTTTAATCATGGTTATGGTTGTAttgaaatcatcatcaaatGTTGTTGAAGGAGGTTTTACAAGTAGTTTTATTAGGAAAACTGAGAAAACAATTGATATGCCTATGGATTCTGATGTTTTTTCTACCCCTCCTGGCTATAATGCACCTcaacag GTTCATATAACACAAGGAGATCATGTGGGAAAGGCCATGATCGTGTCGTGGGTAACCATGGACGAGCCCGGTTCAAACACTGTCGTTTATTGGGCTCAAAATAGCAAGAGAGAGTCGAAAGGTGAAGGCATGCTTACTAAATACTCATACTTCGATTATACTTCTGGCTTCATTCATCATTGCAATCTTACTCATTTGAAG CATGATACAAAATACTACTACACGGTTGGAATTGATCATACGCCAAGAACTTTCTGGTTTACAACTCCACCTGAAGTCGGACCAGACGTTCCTTACACTTTTGGCCTcattg GGGATCTAGGCCAGAGTTATGATTCAAACCTGACACTTACACATTATGAAATGAATCCTGTGAAAGGGAAAACATTGCTGTTTGCGGGAGACCTTTCTTACGCAGATAACTATCCTAATCATGATAACCGAAGATGGGATTCATGGGGACGGTTTATAGAGCGAAGTGCAGCATATCAGCCTTGGATATGGACTGCAGGAAATCATGAACTTGATTATGCACCTGAAATT GGAGAGTTTGAACCTTTCAAGCCTTATACTCATCGTTATCCTGTCCCCTACAAGTCATCTGACAGCCATACTCCCTATTGGTACTCCATCAAGAGAGCTTCCGCTCACATCATTGTTTTAGCTTCATATTCAGCTTATG GTAAATACACACCTCAATACAAATGGCTTGAAAAGGAACTACCCAAGGTGAACAGAACAGAAACACCATGGTTGATTGTTATGCTGCATTCTCCATGGTATAATAGCTACAACTATCACTACATGGAAGGTGAATCCATGAGAGTAATGTTTGAGGCATGGTTTGTAAAGTACAAAGTGGATGTCGTCTTTGCTGGTCATGTCCATGCTTATGAACGCACG GAACGTGTATCAAATATTGCTTACAACATTGTTAACGGGATATGCCAACCTGTAAAAGATCAATCTGCGCCGGTTTACATAACTATTGGAGATGGCGGAAACCTCGAGGGATTAGCAACCAA CATGACAGAGCCTCAACCCGAGTATTCAGCTTTCAGAGAAGCTAGTTATGGACATGCTACATTTGACATCAAGAACCGAACCCATGCCTACTACGGTTGGCACAGGAACCAAGATGGGTACGCTGTGACAGCGGATACAATGTGGTTTTACAACCGATTTTGGTATCCTCAAAATGAGTCTACAAGTGCCTAA
- the LOC122599772 gene encoding V-type proton ATPase subunit a2-like gives MVGCCPPMDLFRSEPMQLVQVIIPIESAHATASYLGDVGLIQFKDLNAEKSPFQRTYAGQIKRCAELARKLRFFRDQMSKADVKPSAKSEGKIDLNLDDVEVNLGELEAELVEINANNEKLQRGYNELVEYKLVLQKAGEYFKVAQSRALAQQGELSSDQTAEESLETPLLKDQESTVDPGKQVKLGFLTGLVPKGRSLAFERILFRATRGNVFLRQSSVEEAVTDPSSGEKVEKNVFVVFFSGERAKSKILKICEAFGANRYPYAEDLSKQAQMITEVSGRLSELKTTIEAGLLHRGQLLETIGKQYEQWSDLVRKEKSIYHTLNMLSFDVTKKCLVAEGWSPVFATQQIQDALNQATIDSKSQVGAIFQVLHTKELPPTYFRTNKFTSSFQTIVDAYGVAKYQEANPGVYTVVTFPFLFAVMFGDWGHGICILLATLYLIFKEKKYSSQKLGDIMEMTFGGRYVILLMALFSIYTGLIYNEFFSVPFELFSPSAYACRDAACSEATTIGLIKVRDTYPFGVDPAWHGSRSELPFLNSLKMKMSILIGVAQMNLGIILSFFNALYFRNPVNIWFQFIPQMIFLNGLFGYLSLLIIVKWCTGSKADLYHVMIYMFLSPTDDLGENQLFANQKTVQLVLLLLSLIAVPWMLLPKPFILKAQHNRTHQGESYTPLESTDDSLQVEAAHDPHDHEEFEFSEVFVHQLIHTIEFVLGAVSNTASYLRLWALSLAHSELSTVFYEKVLLLAWGYNNVIILIVGIIVFIFATVGVLLVMETLSAFLHALRLHWVEFQNKFYEGDGYLFAPFSFALLGDEEE, from the exons ATGGTGGGCTGTTGTCCGCCGATGGATCTTTTCCGATCAGAGCCTATGCAATTAGTACAAGTCATCATTCCCATCGAATCTGCTCATGCTACTGCTTCTTACCTCGGTGATGTCGGCCTCATTCAATTCAAAgat CTGAATGCAGAAAAAAGTCCTTTCCAGCGGACATATGCCGGCCAG ATCAAAAGATGTGCAGAACTGGCTCGGAAGCTGCGTTTCTTTAGAGATCAAATGTCAAAGGCAGATGTTAAACCATCAGCAAAGTCTGAAGGCAAAATTGACCTTAATCTGGATGACGTGGAG GTGAATCTTGGAGAACTTGAAGCTGAGCTTGTTGAAATCAACGCAAACAATGAGAAGTTGCAGCGTGGCTATAATGAGCTTGTAGAATATAAGCTTGTTCTGCAAAAG GCTGGGGAGTATTTCAAAGTGGCTCAAAGCCGAGCTTTAGCTCAGCAGGGAGAACTTTCATCAGATCAGACTGCTGAAGAATCTTTGGAAACTCCTTTACTGAAAGATCAG GAATCAACAGTTGATCCAGGGAAACAAGTAAAGTTGGGGTTCCTTACTGGCCTTGTGCCCAAAGGCAGATCCTTGGCTTTCGAGAGGATTCTGTTCCGTGCTACAAGGGGAAATGTATTTCTTAGGCAGTCTTCCGTGGAAGAAGCTGTGACTGATCCTAGTTCAGGAGAAAAG GTTGAGAAAAATGTTTTTGTGGTATTCTTTTCTGGAGAAAGAGCCAAGAGCAAAATTCTTAAGATATGTGAAGCTTTTGGAGCTAACCGCTACCCTTATGCAGAAGATTTGAGCAAACAGGCCCAAATGATAACTGAG GTATCTGGAAGGCTATCTGAACTAAAGACAACGATAGAGGCTGGACTTTTGCACCGCGGCCAATTGTTGGAAACTATTGGAAAACAATATGAACAATGGAGTGACCTG GTCCGGAAGGAGAAATCTATTTATCACACGCTAAACATGCTTAGCTTTGATGTCACAAAGAAGTGTCTTGTGGCTGAAGGGTGGAGTCCTGTATTTGCAACGCAACAG ATCCAGGATGCACTGAATCAGGCTACAATTGACTCCAAATCACAAGTTGGTGCCATTTTCCAAGTTTTGCACACGAAAGAGTTGCCTCCAACCTATTTCCGGACAAATAAATTTACCTCGTCCTTTCAAACAATTGTTGATGCTTACGG TGTTGCTAAATACCAAGAAGCAAATCCTGGAGTGTATACTGTTGTTACATTCCCATTTCTGTTTGCCGTAATGTTTGGTGATTGGGGACATGGCATATGCATTCTGCTAGCgacattatatttaatattcaaGGAAAAGAAATACTCAAGTCAG AAACTTGGAGACATAATGGAGATGACTTTTGGGGGTCGCTATGTTATATTGTTGATGGCACTTTTTTCAATCTACACGGGTTTGATTTATAATGAGTTCTTCTCAGTTCCATTCGAGCTTTTTAGTCCCTCAGCGTATGCTTGTCGTGATGCTGCATGCAG CGAGGCCACCACCATTGGCTTGATAAAAGTGCGTGATACATACCCATTTGGTGTGGATCCTGCATGGCATGGGAGTCGCAGTGAATTGCCATTTCTCAActcattgaaaatgaaaatgtcgATCCTCATTGGGGTTGCACAAATGAACCTTGGAATAATACTCAGCTTTTTCAATGCTCTGTACTTTCGGAATCCCGTTAATATCTG GTTCCAATTTATTCCCCAGATGATCTTTTTGAATGGTCTGTTTGGTTACCTTTCCCTCCTTATCATTGTAAAGTGGTGCACTGGCTCCAAAGCTGATTTATACCATGTAATGATATACATGTTCCTTAGCCCCACTGATGATCTCGGTGAAAACCAGCTTTTTGCAAACCAGAAGACAGTTCAG CTTGTGCTACTACTGCTGTCCCTAATTGCTGTTCCATGGATGCTGCTACCTAAGCCTTTTATTTTAAAGGCACAACATAACAGG ACACACCAAGGCGAGTCCTACACACCTCTCGAAAGCACAGATGACTCCCTGCAGGTGGAGGCAGCTCATGATCCACATGATCACGAAGAATTTGAATTCAGTGAAGTATTTGTTCATCAACTCATTCATACAATTGAGTTTGTACTTGGGGCAGTTTCAAATACAGCTTCATACCTTCGTTTATGGGCACTCAG CTTGGCACATTCGGAATTGTCAACTGTGTTCTATGAGAAGGTTCTTCTTCTTGCTTGGGG GTATAACAACGTGATCATCCTTATCGTGGGTATCATCGTGTTTATCTTTGCAACCGTTGGGGTGTTGCTAGTGATGGAAACACTCAGTGCCTTCCTACACGCATTAAGGCTCCACTGGGTGGAGttccaaaacaagttttatgaagGAGACGGGTACCTGTTTGCTCCCTTCTCATTTGCGTTACTAGGTGATGAAGAGGAATGA
- the LOC122599957 gene encoding THO complex subunit 7A-like translates to MKARKVSGRGETMGHFAFGPLEDDLIIKHRLLTRTTTTRGEPPLRKLQKKFTAFAVEAEKDADNYADCERLAKVFLQELKTFELPLVKTKAVIDANVREKENFNELNDEINRKIVEAQDDIEDLKKQLEASKVERKHKEECETIRKLIAAQTPRSDTQKLINQLEMEIAALEAENTASSSTLELRKKQFALLLHVVDELQNTIEEDQKSMMEEMRMTLYENKNIVEDAAGSSEAMVIN, encoded by the exons ATGAAAGCTAGGAAAGTTAGCGGCAGAGGAGAAACAATGGGACATTTTGCATTTGGACCCTTAGAGGATGACTTAATCATTAAACATCGGCTTCTCACTCGAACAACAACTACACGAGGTGAACCTCCGTTGAGAAAACTTCAAAAGAAGTTTACAGCTTTTGCTGTTGAAGCCGAAAAGGATGCAGACAATTACGCTGATTGTGAGAGGCTTGCGAAGGTGTTTTTACAGGAATTGAAAACTTTTGAGCTTCCGTTGGTGAAGACAAAGGCGGTTATTGATGCAAATGTTAGAGAAAAGGAGAATTTTAATGAGTTGAATGACGAGATTAATAGGAAGATAGTGGAAGCACAAGATGATATTGAAGATTTGAAAAAGCAACTTGAGGCGAGTAAGGTTGAGAGGAAGCATAAGGAGGAATGTGAGACGATTAGGAAGTTGATTGCTGCTCAAACGCCAAGATCTGATACACAGAAGCTGATTAATCAATTGGAGATGGAGATCGCTGCTTTGGAAGCCGAGAATACTGCAAGTTCCAGCACACTTGAGCTTCGTAAAAAGCAATTTGCTCTTCTGTTGCATGTG GTTGATGAGCTACAAAACACCATTGAGGAAGATCAAAAGAGTATGATGGAAGAAATGCGAATGACGCTTTATGAGAACAAAAACATCGTTGAAGATGCTGCCGGGAGTTCCGAAGCTATGGTCATTAATTAA